Below is a window of Desulfurococcus amylolyticus Z-533 DNA.
GCAATGTCTACGAGGTGTCGAATACGGTGAATCCCCCGCCTCAAGGTGGAAGTAAGATATCATCTTATATAAGAATTGGCATGTTTACTTATATGGTTGACTTATGGAGCTGGAGGAGGTAGTTTTGAGAGGGCAGCTACAGGTTCTGGTCTCATCCATGGCGCTGGCTTTAACGGTTGTGGTGATCGCATTGTTGTTTACATCTATATACGCGTATACCTCGAACTACAGGATTGTGGTTAGAGGTGGTAATGTATATGATGTACTGAGGGAGAAACCCTACTGGAGTGCCTGTAGCCTAGCCAATGAATTATTAACAAGACTCAATGCAATACAGGTCTCCGTCAATATCACTGAGTACAAGTTAACTGGCGGTGTAAGCCTGGTTAGGAGCGAGAACTGTACTGCCAGCGTAGAATCGAGGAGTGGCTCAGGGTACACCTTGAGCTACGTTTACAGCATTGGCACCATCTATGGCACGGTTATAAAATATGGCGTCAGGGTGATATATTGATGAGGGCTCAGCTTCCACTTGTAATAGCGGTTACACTACTCGTGTTCGTGATCACTACAACCCTGTTCTACATGACGTCAACGCTAACACATACATCCAGTATATGGATGAAGGAGAGTGAAGAGTCTACATGGAGGAGCATAAATGAACAATTAGACAGCGTGATAATATCGGCGATCTCAGGCGCTAATGAAACAGCATACATGGCGTTCAAGCAGAAATGGGGAAGACAGGTGATGTCATATAATGATATAAATCAGAGTAGCATCACATATGTGAGGAGATGCGGCAGATCAAGCATCACTTATTACACTATATATGATTATACTAGTTTTGTGAGACCAGGATACCTTACCAGAGACTATGATGGGGTTGGAGTATGGTATGCTCTTAATAATTTCGCGGGTATATTATATAATCAAACACTCCAGGTTGACTATGCTAACGCGATTTCAAGCAGTGTTTACTCAGTGCTGAATAACTGGGCAAGCCTAGTAAGGGATATAGGTATCACAGTGATAGTATATCCGCCAACCGTTAAATACGAGTACGTGTTCGAAGGTGACCCCTCTACACCGTTCTCCAGGTTCAGTAACAGGCTTAGGGTAAATGTCAGCTTAGACGTGTTCTCGGTGAATGCCGGGTACAAGCATTTTGTTAAAAACAAGGTTCGAGTTAATCGAGCCCCGTATCCTACCGTTCCTGATATGTGTTTTCACAGCACTAAGCATCCTATCATATTTATCGAAGCCATTTATAGGAATAGTTTTCCATGCGATATCTATACTAGTAGGTATACTACTCATCACATCCACAACAAGCCCGGGACTCATCAAAGCCCCGCTAGTCACTGGAGAAAACAATATAGAGGTCTATATAGATACCACGCCACTACTGCTAGTAATCTTAGGCATCATAACGGTATGGGGCCTCACCGGGATCCTCGAGAGACTAGTTAAAGAAGACAACTAGACATCAACACTCCAGAGTCTTCAACATAATTAATTAATAAAAATCAAGAGCATATTATAATCAAGAGGAATACGGGCCCGTTGCCTAGCCAGGATAGGGCGCCGGCCTCCGGAGCCGGAGGACCCGGGTTCAAATCCCGGCGGGCCCGTTGAAGCAATTCTATTGTTTCATGGTGGTTGCCCATGCCTATCACTCTAGCACCACTAGAATTGGATCCCGCAAGGAAGTTGGAGAGGCTTCATCATTATTTATACAACAGGTATACCTTGGATACTACTGAATCGAAGTAGATTTCAAGGTGTTTTATATATAATTGGGATAATATAATTATTTAATAGAGGTGCTAAAGCTGTCGTGAATGCTAAGCCATCCCCGGATTTAAGGCTTTACGAGAAGCTGATGATGCTTTTCCCAGGCTACAGAGGATATAAAGAGAAGGAGCTTGTTAGAGAGACTGATCGTGTTGTACGCGATGAGCTTCATCGTAGGCTTAAGAAATGTGTTAATGGCTTGAAAAACTATTACTCGAACACTGTTTCGTCTACTGTCTCAATGCCTCTCGCGGAGAGGCTGGAAAAATTAATTTACAAAATCGATTCTCTTGCAGAGAGGACGATGCATGCCCCCTACGGTTATAGGCCCCTCTTCCACGTGATTAAGGTGGACGATGAGGTTTTGAACAAGATGTTGGAGCACGATTTAAAGCTCGGCGAGATAGCGGAAACGCTAGAGAAAGCCGCTTCAAACCCGCCTTCAAGCATCACAGATGCAGAGAAATTCTTAGAGAACATCGAAAGACTAGCAAAAGAATACGAGGCAATGCTCGAGGAAAGGGATAGCCTGCTGTCAGGGTATAGGAGGTGACGGGCTTGAGCAAGACTAATGTTATAGAGTGGGTTAATTCAGGGCCAGAGGATCTCCTCTGGGTTTACCCATATGAGGAGATCCGCTGGGGCAGCGTATTGATAGTCCACGAGTATGAGACGGCAATATTCATGAGGGACGGGAAGATCTACGATGTACTTCCACCAGGAAGACATATGCTGACAACTCAAAACCTACCCCTTCTCACGAGGGCCTATAGGCTGGTAATGGGCTACGGCGAGTCGCCTTTCAAGGCGAGGATTGTATTTGTATCACTCAAACAGTTCAAAGGTAAATTCGGTCTATCCACTAGGGTTAAACTTGGTCCTAGAACATTATACATGACTGAGCTTCAAGTGTATGGCGAATTCTGGTATAGAGTTTCAGATCCAGTCTTATTCCTCACCCAAATAGCTGGCTCAGTGAGTAATCTGACTTCATCAGCTGTGGCGGAATTTATTCGAAACTATTTTACCGAGACATTGATTCAGGAGATCAGCAAATATACCGCAATAGACATCTACTCAAATCTATCTCAGACGACCTCGAGGCTTAAAGCAGGAGTGATACAGGAAGCTTTTGTCCAGAGGGGGCTGGAGCTCATAGATGTCAAAATCGCCGGAGCAAGCCTGCCGCAACTCGAGAGGATGGAGAAAGAAGACCCTACCTACGGTCTCCCGCTCTTATTGGCTATTCAGAAAGGCGAGGAGGATAAAGTACTGGAGATCGTTAAAACGGTTGAAGTCATGAGAGCACTGGGTAAATCGCCTGCTGCTGGCTGGATGGGTGCACTTGTGGCAATGCCCAGCCTAATGCAACAAGTTGTCCAGCCTACTCAACAATCCCAGCAACCTAGTCAGCCGTCTCAGCCAGCCGAGAGCCCGACGATCGCTAAGCTTAGGGAGTTGAAGAATATGCTCGACGAGGGATTAATCACAAGGGAAGAATACGAGCAGTTGAAGAAGGAGATCCTTGAAAAGTTCAAGAAGGAGATATAGCCTTGCACTTGTTTAAAAGCGATAGAGAGAAGTTTGAGAACGAGTTGAACAAGGCTTTAAGTGAGAGGAATAAAGGCAACTTAGAGAGCGCTGTGAAATACTTTCTAAACGCCTACGAGATAGCTTTAGGGGCGAAAGATCCAGAAATCTCCAAGAGAGCCGACGAGACGTTATTCTACGCATTATTCTACGATGCGTTGGTCAAAAAGACGGCTGAATCATTTTCTAAAGCATCGCAGCAATGCAAGAAGCTGGACCCCAGTTGGCAGCTTGACATAGGCCTAGCTAGCAAGCCCACAGCTAGCGAGTTATGCAGGGATCTTGAGATCGCTTCGATGATAGTGAGCCTCCCTGAGTTCAGCATAGACGTGGCTAGGCGCATGGATGAGTCGCTTGCCTCAAAGTACGAGGAGATAGGTAGTAAACTTCTAGCAGAAGGATCGAGGAGGCTGATAATCGAAGACTATTTGAAAATCAACGATCCACTGTCTACAATAGGATTCAGGTTCCTTGGTTACTCTAGAATTGTGAGGGCTTTGAAGATAGAAGCCGATAATCCAGCAAATGCAATGGAGTTATACAGCGAAGCAGCAGCCTACCTCCAACAGGCTCCAGCCGAGATTAAGAAGTTTGTTGACAGCAGGATGGGCAAGCTGTCTAAAACCACCAAGTGTTGGGTTTGTCACAGAGAGATTCAAGGCGAAGAGATCAACTACATATATCTTCCAGCATCGATTAATAAGTATATCATTGAGAAGTACGGGAATGACTCCCCATATATAATAAATAATGGGACGATCGCTGTCTGCAGAGTTTGTTACACGATGATATACAATTTAAGTGACGCCCTTGCGAAAAAATACTACGAGCAGGCTATGAAAGCACTGCAAGAGGTTGAGGCAAGGTTAAACGCTAGGATAAGCATACTTGAAGCAAAGCTGATGAGCCTAAGTATCCAAGCGGGACGCAGGTACTATATGAGGGATTAAAGCAGTGGAGACGGTAGCACTCCGCTGCACTAACTGCGGGGCTCCACTCCCTAAGCCCAAGCCTGGCGAAGAATGGGTTAGATGTGAGTACTGCGGCTTCCTGAACAAGGTTGTTGATGCTACAGCATACGTCGAAAAGCTTAGAAGAGACCTTGAAAAATGGATTCGAGAAATTCTCCCTTCTACAACGATCTCGTCGACGGTGGCAGATCTTGCGGCTAGACACCAGATCTTCCAGGAGATTATAAAGCCGAAGGTAATGATCGCGAGGAGCAATTTAAGAGCCAAGTACCTGCTTTATCTTTCAACTCCTCTAACGCCGATCTTCCCATCATCTTCTTCAAGCGATGATCCTAAACCGATCTTTGAGGAAACGCTAAAAATCCAAGCCGTAAGAGACCTCGCCGTATCAGAAGATGATTTGAAGCTGATACAGGAGACGATAATATACGGCAACACAGCAGGCTATCTGCTCAACGCGGTTAAAGCACTATCCAGGTTCGACGTCAAATCGGCATTGAAGAATATCGAAGAAGCGCTAGCAGACATCCCCGACGAGCCTGGATTCAACCTCGTTAAGCAGAGGTTTAAGGCTGCAAGGTCTGTGCTAACAGCACTCAGCCTCTTATACGATAGGGATACCCAAGCAGCCATTGATATCGCGAAGACGGGGATAGACCAGTACAATACGCTCTTGGATAGTGTAGGATCGCCTGCCTCGCCAGAAGTCAATAGAGGGGTTTTAGAGGCCGAGAAGATGATTGCGGAGATAGTGTATAAAATCTCTGAAGCATCACACGAGTTTTTCAGAGCTGGCAAGGATCCCTTGGAGGTATTGAGGTTTATCGAGGCATATACAAAGGTTTTCCAGCTAATTAGAGAAACCTATAAGAGGCCTTTGAGCGATCTCGTGGAGATTGTTGAGAACCTTAGGGGGATCGTGCTTGCTAAAAACGGGTCACCTCAAGTCTACGTTGTTTCAGGCAGCGGAAATTTCTATCTACCGTTCTACGTGGTTGAATCCAGGTTTTCCTTTGTTAAAGGCATGTTTCTGAAGAGGGGTGAGGAGTTGAGGCTGACAATGCTTGTCTCGGCAATAGCACCATATGCTGCAAACCCTGTGACAGATGTCTTTGGAGTGTACTCAGGTAAACCTGTGAAGCTAGAGAAGGTCGAGGAGGCACCACTTTACCCGGTTTTAAAGAATATTATCTCATCGATAAAAGCCTCGGGTCTGCCGACCGATGCTAGAGTAACCCCACCGCTTATATCAAGCGTGCTCGCTGAGAAGATCTTCGACAGCTACATGAATATAGTCAGTAACAAGTATGGTGGGAAAATAATATTCGTATCCTCCCAGGCAACAGGCATTATATACATTCCGTTCAACCCTGTCAACCAGCGGACACTAGCCTACGAGAGAGGCCTAAGCATTAACCTTATAACAGACTTGGATAATCTGGCTAAACTGAGTGTATAAGATGGGTAGAGATGACTGAAGTATTAATCATTCTGGGAGTTATTTCAACAATAGTTTACACAGCCATATCTTTCACAAGGCTGAAGCTTGCAACGGCATTCCGAGATTTCACAGCCATAATCACATCACTAATAACTGGAGTGTCTTCAACAATACTTCCTACAGGAGAAGACCCCTTAATCCTATTTCTAATAGTATTCTTCTATATTACTTCACTCTGGTTCTACGGGGTAGAGAGGCAAGGACAAGTAAGCAAGAGACTGGTAAACCCGGCTTCATCGAGGATATTAGTTGGGGTGATCGCGTTTGTTATAGCGACTTGGATCGTTTTTTCAAAAATAGACTCCAGGCTGGCATTGATCATAATCTTATCCTCATTACTCCTCGGAGCATATAGATTAAGAATTATTGAGAAAAGCAATTGTTGAATAATGATGAGCTATATATTATAATTTCTCATGAAGTTGATCCTGGAGATCCTCGAGCCCCGACATGGACACCACGTAGAATATGGTTTGCCAAGTGTTTCTTAGTTGTAGGCTGCTTAGCGTTCTCCCTGCCTTAATTTCAAGCATAAATATTAGTATTTCCCCTCCAAGCCATGAGTAAAGTCAACCGCTCCTGTAGGGCAATGGGACGGTTGTCACAAACGAGCCCCTAAACCACAGTAAAAGACTACTCTCAAGTGGACGATTCTCCCTCTGGTTCTAGGGTTGTTACTTTACAGCCGAAAGCCCCCTGCTCTCCGAAACGTGGAGGAGGTCAGTGATTCTAGTCTAGTATAGAGGTACAGTTATTTGGAAATCGCTTTTTTCATCCCCGTAGAGGCTTGCGAAAATAGTATATGATGTAGATGTATATGATTTACTAGTTGCATTAAAATACGTCTTCCACACTATTTTAACCCCGCTGAACATTGTTAAACCATTTATATCCAGTGAAAGAAGCCCGGCGAACAAGTAGGCTTGCGTAGTCGAAGAATAGCAGCTTGATCCTGTCCCACAGCATGTATTACTATCGAGTCTTCGAGGTGCCATGTAATTAATGAACCATGAGCTGTCTCGACAGAATACCGTGGCATTCAGGATTTTATCTATTACAATTGTATCCCAGTATTTATACGTATCTATGGTTACCGGTATCTTGAATAAGAGTAGTGTTGTACCATTGTCATAGTAGTATGAGGCATATAGGTATCCATTAGCGTAGTTGCTGCCCCATTCATCACTAGTTAAATTAATGAAGCCTATTCTCTCAAGCATTTTACTATATATTCTCAGCGTCACCGTGGATGGATCTGGTATATACATCGACCTCTGCCCATTGATATCAACGTAGGCGGTGATGTATAATGGAATAATGAAGCTGTCATTAATCATCCTCCCCCTGTAAAACGTTACGTTAAACCTGTATTCAACGTATTTATCGCATAGCCTAGTACACCTGGTACTATGATGGTGAATACAGTATAGTATATTAACCCGGTTATAAGCCCCTTGATGATACTGGTCACGATTTTCCCTACAGCCATTACGCCTGGTCACCCTGTCTTAATCACTATCTTGTATAAGCCTAGAACTTTGAACTCAATGTAGTTGATGCTTGGGACCTCATTAACATCTAGGCTGATCTCTATCCTCTTCTCTCCTTTATCTAGCTCTGGGATCGAGATACTGGTTGTACTGAGGTTTACCTTGAAGTCCCTTAGCTTTATATATGAGCAATATGAAATAATTAATGAAACCCTGTAGGTATTATTGTCGAGGACCCGGAGTCCACCGGTGTCAACACTGATTGATAGGCAGGATGTATTGGTAGCGAAATCACGCATCAATATAATCAGCGGGGATATCAATAGAATAACCACTGTAATAGATGCCACGAGCAACACATACCTGAACGGGCCGAGCAAGCTACTTCCCTTACTTCTCTTCTCTCATCTTAGACTCAGGCTTCTCTTCAGACCTCTTCTCTTCTCCTTCACAAGGCTTACCCTCAGACTTTAATCCTTTGATTCCGTGCCCTATTAGAAGGGAGCCCGCCCACACGGTTATACCTAGGAAACCGAGTCTCACCGCTATATCGACAAGTGTATTCACTAGTTTGACTACTGCTTCCTCTATGCCTGAACCCTCGATCCCTGGTAATCTATAGCTGTAGAACGATGACAAGGCTATTGATACAGCTAGAACTATGAATACTAATCCCAGTAGTATCAAAGCTAGGAAGATGAGCGGGGCCCGCTTAATGAGATCCATCTTTATATCAACTCCACTAGTAAACATATTGTGATCCATAATATTTAATATTTAAGGCTTGTGAATCCCTTGGTTGACCAATAATGCCGGGTACCCCTAGTGTATTACTATACCCGTTATTTAAAAACCGTTCACAAGGGATATGTTGGTGGAAGCGTGTGATAAAGGGGTTTAGGCATGTCTATCTCTATTACTGGCTCTAGGGGTGGCTTCTTCAGTAAACTGCTGTGGGCGTTTAAGCCCAAGGATCCATTTGTCAGGAATATTGAGGAATCCATAGTATTAATGGATAGGATGATAAGGAGTATTGAGGCATCTAAGAGAAGCCTTGAGATCACTCTCGAGGAGCATAAGAGGAAGCTTAAGCTAAGTGGTGTACAAGACAAGGAGCTTCAAGAGATAATAGATGAGGAGAACAGGAATATAATGGGCTACCTCAACCTCTTCACAAAGGTATACTATGATTTAACAAGGGTTAGGCTCAGGCTTGAGACAATCACGCAGGTCCAGGAACCAATGAAGGTGTTACCGGAGGTACTAGAAGAATTAAAGAGGATCGAGCCCGAAGTAGAGAAGATCAACCCACAACTGGTAAGCCTGATAAAGATGATTGAGCAGAAGGTTGGAAGCATAAAGGTGTCAACCGATAGTTCATCTATACCCCAGCCCCTCATAAATAAGTATATGAGTCAGAAAAACGAGGAAAAGACTCCTGTAAAGCCGGTTGAAAATATTGAGGCACTAGTCCCACCAGCTACAGTGGATGAGAGAGCCAGGGCGGCTGTGAAAATACCGCCTCCACCACCCTCGAACAATGGGCAGCAAGCATCGAAACCGGTGGAGGTTGAACCCGAGTTTCAGCGGGACAGTATAGAGAGCAGGAACGAGGTACCGTTAAATATTGTTGAGCAATGGGTGCTGGCTGAGCTAAGGAGTAAGGCGGGTATACTCGACATCCAATACTTCACATCGAAGTATAGGGTTTCACGCGACACGGTTTATGAGGTATTGAGGCGGCTAGAGGAGAAGGGATTAGTGAGGTTAAAGCGCTTCTAAGCCGGATTAACCCTGGCTACTGGGTGTGATTGCTGTGAGCATGCAGTATCTCGTTGATAAAGGTATAGAGTACGCTCACAAGGCTGTCTCAGCAGATAAGGCAGGGGACTACGAGACAGCTATAAAATACTATAACTCTGCCATAGACCTCTTATCAAAGTACCTTAAACTATACCCTGACTCCCCTCTAGCGGAGACGTATAGGGACCTGGTGCAGAAGTATAAGAATAGGGTAGCACTGCTAGAAAAGTATCTATCTAACTCAGTGAAGATAGGTGGTTCTCAGGGCGAGGAGGGCAGTATAGATGACGTTGTCGAAGTACTGGAGCCTGAGAAGAGGAGTAATAAGAACACGTTTAAGGATCTAGTAGACCTGGAGGAAGTAAAACAGGCTTTGAAACGCTCAGTAATATACCCTGTGAAAACACCACACCTCTACCCTCTTGGATGGGCCCAGGGAATACTCTTGTTTGGTCCACCTGGATGCGGTAAAACAGAGCTGGCGATAGCCCTTGCCAACGAGGTAGACGCTGTCCTTATAAATGTAAGCCCAGCCACAGTTATGAGTAAGTGGCTTGGTGACGCAGAGAAAAACGTTAAGAAGATATTTGATAAGGCCAGGGAATATGCTTCGCAAGGTAAACCAGTGATCATATTCATTGATGAAGTAGACAGCTTACTACAGCCCCTGGGAAACGAGGTGGGTGGCGAGAAGAGGATGAGAAACCAGTTCCTGATCGAGATGGATGGATTAAAGAGCAAGGAGAACAAGAAGATGCCGTTATTCGTAGTGGGTGCAACGAATAAGCCGTGGACCCTTGACATAGGCTTCATAAGGAGGTTCGAGAAGAGGATATATGTCCCACCACCAAACAGTGAAGTCAGGAAACAATTATTCATACACTTCATCGGTAAATTGAAAGACATCTACACAATCGATAACATAGACTATGAGAAGCTAGCGGACTTAACAGAAAACTATAGTCCAGCAGACATAGCCAGCATAGTTAAAGAAGTACAGAATAATGTGGCAGAGGAATTAAACGAGAAAGGATTATCGAAGCCTGAGGACATAAAGCAAAGCAGGCCACTAACCACAGAGGACTTCGTAAAGGTAATAGAGAAGAGGAAGCCTAGTATAGATCCCTCATGGCTGGAAGCATACAAGGAATGGCAAGAGAAATACGGTGCACTCTAAAGAACCGGGTACCCGGTTAAACTATAAATTGGTCACCGGGTACCCGGTATCCCGGTTTTCACATTCTATAATAGACTTCTGTTTTCACAGCTAGCGATTGAATGGTTTCACTCATGAATCATCTAAGCTATTTCTTTGAACACGGTCGCATTATACAAGCAATGGCTTACTAATGCGTGAACACATTCCATGTCATCCTACTGATTCATTCATATGCCTTGTACCTGGTTTTCATGGTTGTTTCCAACGATATCTGTGGGAATAGTTAAATCCATGTCTCGGAATAAATAATATAATGTGCGATGAGGAGAGTCATGCCGAGGGATCCCTAGGATGACCTCAGCCCTGGGGTAGCTGAGCGGTTCTCCATCTATAGGATCACACTTAGGAATGGATATTGTAGAACATCTCTAAGACCCGCTAGGGTTTTGAATAGTGCTGATACCTTACTATTTCTCAATATAGTTGAATATATGTAATAACATTGTTATGTACATAGATAGTGTTGTATCGAGAAAAATCGAATAATTACTAAGCTATGGGAAAAATTATATAAGGGTTTAACATATTAATTTACAATGGTGATCCATATGCCCTGTACAGAGAAAGTAAAGGTGAAAACCCCAGGCGGTAGGGAACTAGAGCTAGTTCCTGTAAAGGTATGGCAGCTGAACCCAAGGGGTAGGAAAGGAGTTAAGATAGGGTTGTTCCAGGATCCTGGAACCGGGAGATACTTTAGAACCAGGGTACCAGAGGAATACCCGCTCTGCAGCTAGCCGGTTACTATAGCATATTTTTAACCCTCTATCTCTGTTTCGAGGATAATGATCCTCTTCCAAGATAGTACCCATCCAGACCTCTATTGATCCTGGAAAGAGGGCCAGCTGTTACCAGGGTTCTAGCATGATTGATTATGTCTCTCTCCATCCTGGGGGACAGGATTTTTAGTTGCAATGTTAGCGCTTATTTACCTGTTTTAACAATATATATTCATAATAAAGATTGGTGGGAGAGTATATGGCTGACCTAAGTGTTGAACTAGCCGGGTTGAAGCTAAGAAATCCGATAATGAATGCTGCCTGTCCTGTATCAAGGGATGCCGATGCCATGAGGATGTTAATAGATAATGGCGTTGGTGCAGTCGTGGCTAAGACTATAAGTGTGAAGCCGGCTATAGTCCCACGCCCCAGCATGGCAGCAGTTGATCGTGGATTAGTGAGGGCCCACCTACTGAAAACCCTGAAGCCTGGCGATGTAAGGATTACGCCGGTGGACAGCGGGAACCACCGCTTCATATATGCTGTTCTTAATGCTGAATTATGGAGTGATATACCGGCTGAGCATTATTTAGAGAGAGAGTACCCGCTTGTTAAGAGTTATTGCGAGGAGAGGGGGGCAGTGTTTATAGCGAGTATAGGGTATACACCCGAGGAGCTATCTTTGCTCGGCCCGAAGGTTGAGAAAGCCGGCGTCCAGGCGATCGAGTTTTCAACACATTACATAGGCAGGGATTATCGTCCAGTAATAGAGGCTGCCAAAGCCCTCAGGGAGAGCGTTGACATACCAATATTTCCGAAACTAAGTCCCTTCACCCCCAACATTCCCGAACTAGTGAAGGAACTTGAGAAAGTGGGCGTTGATGGGATCGTTGCTACGAATACTATTGGCCCAGCCCTACACATAGATGTTGAGACCGGCTTACCGATCGTTGGTGGTCCATACGGCTATGGATGGATGAGTGGCCCAGCCCTTAAGCCACTCGCATTGGCAGTTGTCTCACAGGTGGCTTTGAATACAAAGCTACCTGTGATAGGTGTTGGAGGGATTAGTAGGGGTGTGGATGTCATAGAGTACTTCATGGCTGGTGCTTCAGCAGTACAGATATGTACAGCGGCGTTGATTGAGGGCCCACAGGCATTCGCT
It encodes the following:
- a CDS encoding SPFH domain-containing protein, whose protein sequence is MTGLSKTNVIEWVNSGPEDLLWVYPYEEIRWGSVLIVHEYETAIFMRDGKIYDVLPPGRHMLTTQNLPLLTRAYRLVMGYGESPFKARIVFVSLKQFKGKFGLSTRVKLGPRTLYMTELQVYGEFWYRVSDPVLFLTQIAGSVSNLTSSAVAEFIRNYFTETLIQEISKYTAIDIYSNLSQTTSRLKAGVIQEAFVQRGLELIDVKIAGASLPQLERMEKEDPTYGLPLLLAIQKGEEDKVLEIVKTVEVMRALGKSPAAGWMGALVAMPSLMQQVVQPTQQSQQPSQPSQPAESPTIAKLRELKNMLDEGLITREEYEQLKKEILEKFKKEI
- a CDS encoding AAA family ATPase, which translates into the protein MQYLVDKGIEYAHKAVSADKAGDYETAIKYYNSAIDLLSKYLKLYPDSPLAETYRDLVQKYKNRVALLEKYLSNSVKIGGSQGEEGSIDDVVEVLEPEKRSNKNTFKDLVDLEEVKQALKRSVIYPVKTPHLYPLGWAQGILLFGPPGCGKTELAIALANEVDAVLINVSPATVMSKWLGDAEKNVKKIFDKAREYASQGKPVIIFIDEVDSLLQPLGNEVGGEKRMRNQFLIEMDGLKSKENKKMPLFVVGATNKPWTLDIGFIRRFEKRIYVPPPNSEVRKQLFIHFIGKLKDIYTIDNIDYEKLADLTENYSPADIASIVKEVQNNVAEELNEKGLSKPEDIKQSRPLTTEDFVKVIEKRKPSIDPSWLEAYKEWQEKYGAL
- a CDS encoding chromatin protein Cren7, with amino-acid sequence MPCTEKVKVKTPGGRELELVPVKVWQLNPRGRKGVKIGLFQDPGTGRYFRTRVPEEYPLCS
- a CDS encoding 4Fe-4S dicluster-binding protein, whose product is MADLSVELAGLKLRNPIMNAACPVSRDADAMRMLIDNGVGAVVAKTISVKPAIVPRPSMAAVDRGLVRAHLLKTLKPGDVRITPVDSGNHRFIYAVLNAELWSDIPAEHYLEREYPLVKSYCEERGAVFIASIGYTPEELSLLGPKVEKAGVQAIEFSTHYIGRDYRPVIEAAKALRESVDIPIFPKLSPFTPNIPELVKELEKVGVDGIVATNTIGPALHIDVETGLPIVGGPYGYGWMSGPALKPLALAVVSQVALNTKLPVIGVGGISRGVDVIEYFMAGASAVQICTAALIEGPQAFARIIREVNEWLDRHGYTSILDVKGLALKYLKPEPRRVWAQPPVVDEKKCIGCGFCEQVCNYDAVHVEESSGKRVARVSIMKCYGCGLCTSVCPTRAIHFIEK